The DNA segment CGACTTCTATGATTCTTCTACGCGATCTGGGTTTTTCCCGCAACGGCGAGGCGCTGGTCACCGGCGCTTCGCTGCAACTGCATCCGGGCTGGAAGATCGGCCTGATCGGCGCCAATGGTTGCGGCAAATCCTCCTTCCTCGGACTCCTGCGCGGCGAGTTGCACGCCGACCGCGGCGACCTCGAACGCCCGCCCGGCTGGGTGCTGGCCCACGTTGCCCAGGACACCCCGGCGCTGCCCGATGCGGCGCTGGAGTTCGTGCTCGACGGCGACACCGAACTGCGCCAGATCGAACGCGACCTCGCCGCCGCCGAGGCGCATCACGACGACCACCACGCCGGCGAACAGATCGGCCTCTTGCATTCGCGCCTCGGCGAAATCGACGGCTACGCGGCGCCGGCGCGCGCGGCAGCGCTGATGCACGGCCTCGGCTTTTCCGACGAGGACTTCCGGCGCCCGGTGGCGGAGTTCTCCGGCGGCTGGCGCGTGCGCCTGAACCTGGCACGCGCCCTGATGTGCCGCTCCGACCTGCTGCTGCTCGACGAGCCAACCAACCACCTCGACCTCGACGCCATCATCTGGCTCGAAGCCTGGCTGAAGGGTTATGCCGGCACGCTGATCCTGATCTCGCACGACCGCGATTTCCTCGACGTCGTCACCAGCCACATCCTCGCCATCGAGGCCGGCAAGATGCAGCTGTTCACCGGCAACTACTCGGCCTGCGAACGCGCGCGCGCCGAGCGCCTGGCCAACGACCTGGCGCTGGCGGCCAAGCAGAAGCGCGAGGCGGCGCACCTGCAAAGCTACATCGACCGCTTTCGCGCCAAGGCCTCGAAGGCGCGGCAGGCGCAAAGCCGGATCAAGATGCTGGCGAAGATGGGCGATATCGTTGCCGCCCACATCGACACTCCCTTCAGCTTCAGTTTTCCGGAACCGACCGGCTTTTCCGACCCGCTGCTGCTGGTGGACGACGCAAAAGTCGGCTACGGCGAGACGACGATATTCGAGAAACTCAGATTCACGCTGCGCCCCGACAGCCGCATCGGCCTGCTTGGGCGCAACGGCGCCGGCAAATCCACGCTGATGAAACTGCTGGCCGGCGAATTGCAGCCGCTCTCCGGCGTGCGCGAGGCGGGACGCAACCTCAAACTCGGCTATTTCGCCCAGCACCAGCTCGAACAACTGCGCCCGGCCGAATCGCCGCTGTGGCACATGATCAAGCTGGAGCCGCGCACGCGCGAGCAGGATCTGCGCAACTACCTCGGCGGTTTCGACTTCCGCGGCGACATGGTCGACGCGCCCTGCGGCCGCTTCTCCGGCGGCGAGAAGACCCGCCTGGCGCTGGCGCTGATGATCCGCACCGCGCCCAACCTGCTGCTGATGGACGAGCCGACCAACCACCTCGACCTCGAAATGCGGGAGGCCTTGACCATCGCCCTGCAGGAAACCGAGGCCGGCATGGTGCTGGTCTCGCACGACCGGCATCTCCTGCGCGCCACCTGCGACGAGCTCTGGCTGGTGGCCGACGGCAAGGTGACGCCCTTCGACGGCGACCTCGACGATTATGCCGAATGGCTGGCGCAGGATCGCGCCGCGGAGAAGAAGGGCGGCAAAGCCAACACCGCGAAGGAAAAGTCGGTCGTCGCGGCACCCGCTGCGTCCAAAGAGTCGGCGCTGGCGGTACGGCGGCCATTGCTCAAGGAATCCGAGAAACTCGAACAACAGCTCGCCGAATGGCAAGGCGAACTGAAACTGCTGGAAACCCGGCTCGCCGACCAGTCGCTGTATGCCAGCCCGGAAACCCGCCTGCTTGAAGATCTCACCTTGCGGCAGAATCTGTTGACGCAGAATATCGAGAAGGCAGAATCACGCTGGCTGGAGATTCACGAACTGCTGGAGAGCACCAAGGAGATTTGAATGGCAGCGAAAGCGACGACCCCGAAGCGGCCCCCTGCCGTGAAAGCCAAGGCAAAGCCCGCGGCCCCGGCCAGGGCCGCCGCAAAACCCGCCGCGAAGCCCGCCACCAGCGCGCCGGCAATCCCGCGTCCGCGGCGACCGGCATCCGGCGACGTCACGCCGTCCCACACGAAAAAGGGCATCAAGGATTTCGTGATCAAGGACCGCTCTGACGCCGCGCGCGATTCGAAGATGGAGGCGGTGCGCGACATCATTTCCCATGCGAAACCCGGCGAGGGCGCCAAGCTGGCGAAGGGCCTCAAGGCCGTGGTCGAAGGCGCCTCGCCCGACGACATCGAGGCGCTCAAGCAGGCCCTGCTGCAGCGCGAAGTCGCCGCCAGCGAACATCCGGACGAGGAGCTGGCGCCGAACTGGCGCGAAGGCGGCTATCCCTATCGCCACCTGATGACGCGACGCAATTACGAGAAGCAGAAATACCATCTGCAGGTCGAGCTGCTCAAGCTGCAGGCCTGGGTCAAGGAGACCGGGCAGAAGGTCGTGATCCTGTTCGAGGGCCGCGACGCGGCGGGCAAGGGCGGCGCCATCAAGCGCTTCATGGAGCACCTGAATCCGCGCGGCGCAAGCGTCGTCGCGCTGGAAAAGCCGTCCGAAGTGGAACGCGGCCAGTGGTATTTCCAGCGCTACGTGCAGCACCTGCCGACCGCCGGCGAGATCGCGCTGTTCGACCGCTCCTGGTACAACCGCGCCGGCGTCGAGCGCGTCATGGGTTTCTGCAGCGACGTCGAGTATCAGGAATTCATGCGGCAAACGCCGGAGTTCGAGCGCACGCTGGTCAGGAGCGGCGTGCATCTGATCAAGTTCTGGTATTCGGTGTCGCGCGACGAACAGCGGCGCCGTTTCAAGGAGCGCGAAACCCATCCGCTCAAGCAGTGGAAGCTGTCGCCGATCGACCTCGCCTCGCTCGACAAGTGGGACGACTACACCAAGGCCAAGGAAGCGATGTTCTTCCACACCGACACCGCCGACGCGCCATGGACCGTGATCAAGTCCGATTGCAAGAAACGCGCGCGGCTCAACGCGCTGCGCTACGTGCTGCACAAGCTGCCCTACACCAACAAGGACGTGCAGCAGATCGGCACGCTCGACACGCTGCTGGTCGGCCGCGCCCACATCGTGTACGAGATCGGCGAGAAATCCAGCGTAGTCATCTGAATGTACCTGCCCGCCCATTTCGAGGAAAGCCGCGTCGAGGTGCTGCACGCGCTGATGGTCGAGCATCCCTTCGCCACGCTGCTGACGCAGGGCGCGGGCGGGCTGGAAGCGAACCACCTGCCCCTGCACCTCGAAGCCGAAGCCGGACCGTTCGGCGTGCTGCAAGGGCACGTCGCGCGCGCCAATCCGCTATGGAAACAGGCGGCGGACAGCGAGGTGCTGGTGGTCTTCCACGGCCCGCAGGCCTACGTCACGCCCTCGTGGTACGAAACCAAGCGCGAACACGGCAAGGCGGTGCCGACCTGGAACTACGTCGTCGTCCATGCCCACGGCCGGCTGCGGGCGATCGACGATGCGGACTGGCTGCTCGGCAACCTGGAAGCACTGGTCGCGCACCACGAAGCCGGCTTCGCCGAGCCCTGGCAGATCGGCGATGCACCGCCCGAGTACATCGAGAAGATGCTGGCGGCCATCGTCGGCATCGAGATCGAGATCACCGAACTCAAGGGCAAGTGGAAGACCAGCCAGAACCAGCCGCCGGCCAATCGCGCCGGCGTGGTGGCCGGACTGCGCGAACTCGGCACCGACGAAGCGGCGGCGATGGCCGGGCTGGTTGCCGGCACCCTGAATCCATGAACCTGAAACCAGCCGAGCTGCCCGAACCCTCGGCCGATGCGCGCACCGCGAGCGCGGCCCTGACGCGCATCATCGCCGCCGAGATTGCCGCGTGCGGCGGCTGGATGTCCTTCGCCCGCTACATGGAGCTGGCGCTGTACGCGCCGGGCCTCGGCTACTACTCGGGCGGCTCGCACAAGTTCGGCGACTATCACGAGGGCGGCGACTTCCTCACCGCGCCGGAACTGACGCCGCTCTACGCTCAGGCGCTGGCGCGGCAAGTGGCGCCCATCCTCGCCGCATCGAGCCCCGTGGTGATGGAGGCCGGTGCCGGCAGCGGCAAGCTGGCGGCGGACCTGCTGCTGGCGCTTGACGCGCTGGGCTGCGCCCCCGAGCGCTACCGGATCCTCGAACTTTCCGGCGAATTGCGCGCGCGGCAGCAGGCGACGCTGGCCGAACGGGCGCCGAAGTTCGCCAACCGCGTCGAATGGCTCGACGAATTGCCGGAGAAGTTCTCCGGCTGCCTGGTCGGCAACGAAGTACTCGACGCCATGCCGACCCATGCCCTGCGCTGGGGCGACGAAGCAGAAGGCGGAATAGTCGAACGCGGCGTCGGCCTCGACGACGGCCGCCTGGTGGTGGCCGAGCGCCCCGCCACCGGCGCGCTGCTGGCGGCGGCGCAGACCATGCCGGTGATCGCACCCTACCGTGGCGAGATCAGCCTCGCGGCGCGGGCCTGGGTGTCCGAGCTGGCGCGGCGCCTGGAAAAAGGCGCGATGCTGCTGATCGACTACGGCCTGCCGCGTCACGAGCTTTACCACCCGCTGCGCGATGGCGGCACGCTGCGCTGCCATTACCGGCATCGCGTGCATGAAGACGCCTTCTGGTTTCCCGGCCTCTCCGACATCACCTCGCACGTCGACTTCACCGCCGTGGCCGAAGCCGGCTTCGATGCCGGGCTGGAGGTGCTGGGCTACATCAGCCAGGCCAACTTCCTGATCAACTGCGGCATCGGCGAACTGCTGTTGCAGGGAGTCGGCGCCGGCGGTACGGCGAATCCCGACCAGTTGCGTGCACGCGGCGCCGTCAATGTGCTCATCTCCCCCAACGAGATGGGCGAACTGTTCAAGGTGATTGCGCTCGGACGCGGCGTGCCGGGGCCGTTGATCGGATTCAGCCGCGGTGACCGCGTCCATGCCCTGTAAATATCCAGACGGAGAACGAGAATGACAAGAACACTGAAATGCCTGACGGGCCTGGCCTGCCTCTCGCTGCTGGCCGGCTGCGGCGATATCAACGTCAGGAAGTACATACCCTTCACCGGCGATGCACCGCAAGAGCGTTCGCGCACGCCGGCCAATGCCATCGAGTACCAGTGCAGCGCCGGCAAGCGCTTTTACGTCCGCACGCTGGAAGGCGGCGCGGCCGTATGGCTGATCCTGCCGGAACGCGAAGTGCGGCTGAACAAGCTCGGCGCCGGCGCCGACATGCGCTACAGCAACGGCATCGCGGTGCTGGAGATCAGCGGCAACACCGCAACGCTGACCGACGGCGCGGCGGCCACCTTCACCGGCTGCAAGACGGGCGGCAGCGAAGCGCCGGCTTCAGCCAGGTAAAAGCGTCAAGCTATTTTCCGCAGATTTCGCAGATTAAAACGCGGCGATTCATCGGGGCGGATGTGGTCGCCGGCACACCCGATAGGTGATGAGTAATGTGCCCCAAGGCCGTTGGTCCATCTGCGAAATCTGCGGATCAATTGCTTTTTAAAGCTTCAGAGGCAGGCCTGCTCCAGTGCCTTCTCGCACTTGTCGCAAAACCCGTCGTCGCCGACCGGGCCGGGCGTGCCGCACCTGAGGCAGACCGTCTGCTCCGGCGCCGGCGGATTCGCGGCGGGGTCGGGTTCGGGAGTATTTGCAGCATCGTTCATTGACAGGCTCCTGATCGAGTAACGTCGGCCCGGCCTAGGGCTTGCCGAGCGCCTTGCGCACGGCCGCAATCAGCTTGGCCGCATCGACCGGCTTCAGCAGATAGCCGGCCACGCGCTGCGACAAGGCTTCCTTGACGATCTCGCCTTCGGCACGGGACGTCGCCATGATCACGCGCAGATCCGGATGGACCGCGCGCAGGCAGCGCAACACATTGAGGCCATCCAGCTCGGGCATGTCGACGTCGAGAAACACCAGGTCGGGCCGATGTTCCTCGATCGCCACCAGGCCCTGCATGCCGTCGCCCGCTTCGGCCACCACCTCGACGTTCTCGCCTCCGAGCAGGGTCTTGAGCAAGCCCCGGACTTCGGCGTCGCCATCGACGATGACGCAGCGCCGACCCGACGATTCCGCCGCCGCATCTGCTGGCCGGTCGTCGCGCGGCTTCCTGACAATGGCGATCTGCTCGAAGGTTTTCAGGATGCGGCCGGGATTCAGCGGCTTGGTCACATAACCGATGGCGCCGAGGGAAAACGCCTGCTGTATCAGCGCCTGATCCTGGTTGCCGCTGACCACCAGCACGGTCGTGTCGAGACCGGCTTCCTTGATTTCGGTCAGAACCGCCATGCCGTCCATGACCGGCATCATCATGTCCAGCAACACCACATCGGGCTTCATCTGCCGGATCAGCGTCAGCGCCGTTTTGCCCTCGGCCGCTTCGCCGACCACGTCGTGCCCGTCGGCCTTGACGATGCCGCGCAGCGCCGCCCGCATCGAGGCGTTGTCATCCACCACCAGAACGGTCAAATGACGCTTTTTGGCATTGGACACCGGAGAGCCCTCCAGTCCGTCAGTCGCAGCTTGCCTTGCAGGCCGCCGGATCGGCCGCGCAGTTGCCGGCCTCCAGCTTGCACTCCGCCCGCGTCCGCCAGGTGAAGCTGATGCCTTCGCCATAGCCGCACACCAGCTGGGTCATCTTGCCCTGCTTGCCGACCCTGACGGCGGAAACCCTGGCCGCCTTGACGCTCGCCGGGGATCGGTCGCAGGAAACATAGGCATTGAACACTCCGTCCGCCGATTCCCACAAGGCCACGTTCTTCAGCTTGCGGTAGCGCTGGTAATCGGTACAGACGTCGGTGTCGCCCCGGTAGGCCTTGCCGTCGTCGCTGCAGTAACCGGTAAAGGTGTATTTCAATTCCTCCTCGGCGGGACAGGCGGCGACCTGCACCGCCGTGGCCAGGTCGGGACAGGACACCGTGGCGGCCATGCCGGGCACGGCCAGCGCAAGGCCCAGCAGCAGGACAGGCAATTTCGACTTCATGAAGAGTTCTCCAGAACAGTGTTCCCGGCCAAGTGGCATCGCCTATTTTACGGCGTAGCGCCAGGCCCGTCCGGATCGGCCTGCCGGGCCAGCCACTGGCGAAACGGCTCGACCGCCGGATTCGTCGCGGCCCGGTCGGCCAGCAGCAGGTAGTAGGAACGCGGATTGGAAAAGCGCTGCGGCAGGGGCGCCACCAGCTTGCCCTGCTTCAGCAGGTCGGCCACCAGCGCCAGCGATGCCAGCGCGACGCCCTGCCCATCGACCGCGGCGCGGATGCTCGGCTCGTACTGGTTGAAGGCGATGCTGCCGGCCGGCCGCAGATCGGGAACGCCGGCCATCTCCAGCCATACCGGCCACGACAGCCACGGCCGGCGCTGCTTGTCGTCCTCGTACACCAGCAGGATGTGATGCGCCAGATCGGCGGGCTTCGCCAGCGGCTTGCCGGTTTTTTTCAGCAAGGCCGGGCTGACCACCGGCAGCACCGTGTCGCCGAACAGGCGCAAGGCCGCAGCCGGCGCGTTGCGGTCCTGCAGGTAGCGCACCGCCGCGTCGAAACGGCCGCGCTCCAGATCGACCAGCCGCGTGTCGGCCGAAATGCGGATGTCGATGCCGGGATGGCTGCGGCGGAAATCCGCCAGGCGC comes from the Sulfuritalea hydrogenivorans sk43H genome and includes:
- a CDS encoding ATP-binding cassette domain-containing protein is translated as MILLRDLGFSRNGEALVTGASLQLHPGWKIGLIGANGCGKSSFLGLLRGELHADRGDLERPPGWVLAHVAQDTPALPDAALEFVLDGDTELRQIERDLAAAEAHHDDHHAGEQIGLLHSRLGEIDGYAAPARAAALMHGLGFSDEDFRRPVAEFSGGWRVRLNLARALMCRSDLLLLDEPTNHLDLDAIIWLEAWLKGYAGTLILISHDRDFLDVVTSHILAIEAGKMQLFTGNYSACERARAERLANDLALAAKQKREAAHLQSYIDRFRAKASKARQAQSRIKMLAKMGDIVAAHIDTPFSFSFPEPTGFSDPLLLVDDAKVGYGETTIFEKLRFTLRPDSRIGLLGRNGAGKSTLMKLLAGELQPLSGVREAGRNLKLGYFAQHQLEQLRPAESPLWHMIKLEPRTREQDLRNYLGGFDFRGDMVDAPCGRFSGGEKTRLALALMIRTAPNLLLMDEPTNHLDLEMREALTIALQETEAGMVLVSHDRHLLRATCDELWLVADGKVTPFDGDLDDYAEWLAQDRAAEKKGGKANTAKEKSVVAAPAASKESALAVRRPLLKESEKLEQQLAEWQGELKLLETRLADQSLYASPETRLLEDLTLRQNLLTQNIEKAESRWLEIHELLESTKEI
- the ppk2 gene encoding polyphosphate kinase 2, whose amino-acid sequence is MAAKATTPKRPPAVKAKAKPAAPARAAAKPAAKPATSAPAIPRPRRPASGDVTPSHTKKGIKDFVIKDRSDAARDSKMEAVRDIISHAKPGEGAKLAKGLKAVVEGASPDDIEALKQALLQREVAASEHPDEELAPNWREGGYPYRHLMTRRNYEKQKYHLQVELLKLQAWVKETGQKVVILFEGRDAAGKGGAIKRFMEHLNPRGASVVALEKPSEVERGQWYFQRYVQHLPTAGEIALFDRSWYNRAGVERVMGFCSDVEYQEFMRQTPEFERTLVRSGVHLIKFWYSVSRDEQRRRFKERETHPLKQWKLSPIDLASLDKWDDYTKAKEAMFFHTDTADAPWTVIKSDCKKRARLNALRYVLHKLPYTNKDVQQIGTLDTLLVGRAHIVYEIGEKSSVVI
- a CDS encoding response regulator, yielding MSNAKKRHLTVLVVDDNASMRAALRGIVKADGHDVVGEAAEGKTALTLIRQMKPDVVLLDMMMPVMDGMAVLTEIKEAGLDTTVLVVSGNQDQALIQQAFSLGAIGYVTKPLNPGRILKTFEQIAIVRKPRDDRPADAAAESSGRRCVIVDGDAEVRGLLKTLLGGENVEVVAEAGDGMQGLVAIEEHRPDLVFLDVDMPELDGLNVLRCLRAVHPDLRVIMATSRAEGEIVKEALSQRVAGYLLKPVDAAKLIAAVRKALGKP
- a CDS encoding FMN-binding negative transcriptional regulator, coding for MYLPAHFEESRVEVLHALMVEHPFATLLTQGAGGLEANHLPLHLEAEAGPFGVLQGHVARANPLWKQAADSEVLVVFHGPQAYVTPSWYETKREHGKAVPTWNYVVVHAHGRLRAIDDADWLLGNLEALVAHHEAGFAEPWQIGDAPPEYIEKMLAAIVGIEIEITELKGKWKTSQNQPPANRAGVVAGLRELGTDEAAAMAGLVAGTLNP
- a CDS encoding class I SAM-dependent methyltransferase, whose product is MNLKPAELPEPSADARTASAALTRIIAAEIAACGGWMSFARYMELALYAPGLGYYSGGSHKFGDYHEGGDFLTAPELTPLYAQALARQVAPILAASSPVVMEAGAGSGKLAADLLLALDALGCAPERYRILELSGELRARQQATLAERAPKFANRVEWLDELPEKFSGCLVGNEVLDAMPTHALRWGDEAEGGIVERGVGLDDGRLVVAERPATGALLAAAQTMPVIAPYRGEISLAARAWVSELARRLEKGAMLLIDYGLPRHELYHPLRDGGTLRCHYRHRVHEDAFWFPGLSDITSHVDFTAVAEAGFDAGLEVLGYISQANFLINCGIGELLLQGVGAGGTANPDQLRARGAVNVLISPNEMGELFKVIALGRGVPGPLIGFSRGDRVHAL
- a CDS encoding LysR substrate-binding domain-containing protein, producing the protein MHKQHDLPPLDALRTFEVAARHLSFTRAAEELFVTQSAVSKQVIALESALATRLFERKTRALALTTAGERLQRATEAAFAELRAAAAELRGGDEPTVTLATTQAFASFWLIPRLADFRRSHPGIDIRISADTRLVDLERGRFDAAVRYLQDRNAPAAALRLFGDTVLPVVSPALLKKTGKPLAKPADLAHHILLVYEDDKQRRPWLSWPVWLEMAGVPDLRPAGSIAFNQYEPSIRAAVDGQGVALASLALVADLLKQGKLVAPLPQRFSNPRSYYLLLADRAATNPAVEPFRQWLARQADPDGPGATP
- a CDS encoding MliC family protein, whose protein sequence is MTRTLKCLTGLACLSLLAGCGDINVRKYIPFTGDAPQERSRTPANAIEYQCSAGKRFYVRTLEGGAAVWLILPEREVRLNKLGAGADMRYSNGIAVLEISGNTATLTDGAAATFTGCKTGGSEAPASAR